In the genome of Hyphomicrobium sp. ghe19, the window GATCGGCGTAGAGATCGGTCAGCGGTTTGAAAGCCTCTGCAACCTTCGTCACGAGCAGGCGCGAACCTTCGCGGTCTTCGGCCCATAGGCGCCGCGCAGCGACATGCATGAATTTCTTTTCGCCGTCGTCGCGCTCGGCCGTGTCGAGGGCGGCGAGAATCCCTTCCACGCCGCGGCCGAGGTATGCCGTGCGGAAGGCGCTGATTTCGAGCGCGCGCGCAAAGCGGCGAATATCGAAGGTTTTCATGCCGGCGCGGCACAGCGGGTGGCGCAGCAGCGCCATCGTCTCGGCCGGTGCGAAATCGCTGACGACTGCGTTGATGACGAGGGCGAGAAACGCGCCCGGAACGGTTTTCGCGAACGGCCGTCCGGCGCTGTCGTCAACGCGGATGCCCCAGGCTTCGAGACGGATCGCGACGCGCCGCGCGAGCAATCGGTCCGGCGAAACGAGCGCGGCGGTTCGACCCGGCGTTTCGATGGCTTCGCGCAGGATCAATGCAACGGTTTCGGCTTCGTCCTGCGCGGACGGTGCTTCGATCAAGGATACGCCGGAAAGCGCGGCCTCAAGTTCGTCGCGGTCGGCTTTGGCCGCGAATTCGTGCCAGCGCGCGGTCGTCGCGGAAGGCCGCATCGCCTCGCTGAAAAACGCTGAGCGCGCGGTGCGGGCCGCGTCGACGTTGACGCCGGGCAATGTCTTCACGTCACTTCTCGAAATGCCGAGGCCGTCGAGCAGCTTCCGCAAGCCGAACTGCGGGTGCTCCGGGTGGAGCGGCACGATCTGGTTCCAGCTTTCCTCGTCGAGCGTTTGATCGAGAGCGGGAAGGACGATGGCGCCCGAGGGGTGGGCGGCTACGGCGCGCATCAACGTCACCGTTGAAGGGATGGAGCCCGTGACGCCCGCGACGATGACGACCTCGTCGGGTTTCAGCTTCGCGATGCGGTCGGCTTCGGCGAGGATCAGTGCGTTGCGGCGGGCTTCGGGCGACGTCAGGCCGTGCGCCTCGAGATGGAGCGGCCAGTACTCGGTGACGATCTTCAGGAAGTCGACCGTCTTTTTCCAATGCTCGGAGTAGGCTTCGGGAACGAGCGATTGGATGCCCGACAGCGAGACGTTCTCGCGTTCGATGTCGTCCATCAGCTTGCCGAGTTCGGCGGCGAGCTGGGCTGCTTGTGCCGGCGTCGATCCGAGGGTGGTGTTTCCCGATTGCGAGGCGGCTTCCGCCATCGATTGGCGCCACCGCGCGACGAGCTGCATCAGGGTCAGCATCCGGTCGAGTGCATTGATCGCGGGCGGTTGCTCCAGCGCTTCCGCGCCGGATGGACCTAGTTCCGCAATGCTCGTGATCAGTGAGAGGTCGCCTTCGCCTTCCGAGATCGGCTGGATGCGCGGCATGATCAGCGCACGCGTGTTCGCGACGGCCAGGAAAGCTTCGCGCGCGACGCGTGCCGCGCGGCGTGTCGGCAGCAGTAGCGTAATTTTCGGAAGCGTCAGAATGCCGGGCGGCGTGCCACCGGCGGCCGGAAGATCGCCGTTCAGGATCGCGCGTGCGAGCGCTTCGAGAAACGGCACTCCGAGCGGCAATGTGAAGACGTTTGCCGACATCAGTCGGAACTCGTCGTCAGCGGTGCTCTGAGTGCGGCTTCCGCTTCCGCTAGCGCATCAGGGGTGCCAACGTGCATCCAAATGCCTTCGAGACGGAGACCATAAAGCCGGCCCTTGTCGATGGCGCGATCCCACAGTTTGTTCAACGAGAACGGTCCGCTCGGCGCGTTTTCGAACAGACGCGGATGGGCGATTGAAACTCCGGCGAAGACGAACGGCGCAAGGCGTGGCCCGGTCTGACGCGTCAGGTGGCCCGTCGAGTCCATCTGGAAATCACCGGGACCGTCGTAGCCGATGCTTGCGGCGAGAGGCGCGACGAGCATGAGGCTGTCCATGAGGTTTGCATCGAAACCGCTCAGCAGGCGATCGAGATTGGAGCCCAGCCCTTCGATCCAAACTGAATCGGAATTATGGATGACGAATGGTTCGTCGCCGAGCTTCGGCAGCGCACGCAACGCCCCGCCACCCGTGTCGAGAAGTTTGTCGCGCTCGTCGGAAATGGTGATTTTCGGAGCGGAGCGGTGTGCCAGATGCTTTTCGATTTTGTCAGCGAGGTAGTGAACGTTGACCACGGCACGCTTGATGCCTGCGGCGGCTAGACGATCGAGCACGTGATCGATCAGTGGCTTGCCGTCGAGCGGCACGAGCGGCTTCGGCAGGGTATTGGTCAGCGGACGCATGCGCTCGCCTTTGCCGGCTGCCAGTACGAATGCGCTGGTGGGGCGCGTGGCGGACGTCATGTGAAGCGTCTCCGAAATCGGGTTAGATCTTCAGGGCTTCTGCGCGCAGGCTCCGAGGTAGGTTCGCGTCATACCATGCTCTCAGTCCGGCGAGAGCCTCATGCTGCAGGTCTCGTTCGAGATACCCCCAGATCCGTGGCATATGGGCCAGGTATTGCCTTTTCCCGTCGCGCATAGCTAACCGCGCGAAGATGCCGAGGATTTTGGTATTTCGTTGTGCCCCTAGTGCGGCGTAGCTGAAGCGGAATTCGGGCTCGTCAAATGCCGGGTTCCGGGAGGAATTGATCGCGATGTAATGGTCGAGCAGTTGTTTTTCCAGGGTTTCCGGCACGTCGAGCCGAGCATCCTGGAGAAGGGATACGAGATCATAGGCAGCGGGCCCGATCATGGCATCCTGGAAATCGATGATGCCGACGTCGCGTGGGCTCGGCCGGTCGTCGAGTGCGATCAGATTTGGCGAATGAAAGTCGCGGAGCAGCCAAGTTTTCGGCTGGCTCAACACCCGCTCGAATGTGCTCTTCCACAACGCCGTGAATGCGTCGCGAGCCGATTGGGGCGCAGGTGTGCCGTGGAGCGCCGGCCAGTACCAATCGAGAAGAAGCTGGGTTTCGATTTCCAGCACGCCCTCGTCGGCTTCGGGGAGTGCGAACGTTGAGCCATCCGAAAGGACGATGCGCGTCGGTGGAGGAATGCTCTGAACCGCGATCAACGTATCGACGCCGCGCTTCCAGAGTCCGGCCTGATCGCGTCCTCGAGAAACTTCAGCGCCGAAAACTTCGTCGCCGAAATCCTCGATGATCAGCAGTCCTTGCGCGAGGTCCTCGGCAAGGATGCGCGGGACCGAGAGTCCGGTGGCCGCGAGCGCACCGTCGATTGCGACGAAGGCTCTGACGCTTTCCGCGAGATGCGCGATGGCGCTGTAAGACTTGCCGTCGCGTATCGGTGGACCATCCGGCCGCTGGGGTGAATCCATGAGGATTGCGCGCGTGCCGTCGGCTTTCTGAAGGCGAGCGTAGCGGCGCGGTGAGGCGTCGCCCTGCAGATAGCTGAATGCCGTCGACGCTTCGCCCCAGCCTGCGCGCGACAGAAAATCCCGGATCGCGGCGAAGCGCTCGATACGGGCCACGAAATCGGCTGGCGTGCCGATGCTGACGTTTCTGCGGTCCGGCGCGTCTGTTTCGTCGAAGCGAATGGTGAAGCGCTCGCGTGGAACGCGGTCGTTACCCTTCGACGGCCATTCGATGATGGCAATGCCGCGCGTGAGGGCGGCGTCGAGACCGAGTTCGTCGATCTCGCTCGCGTCGGAAAGACGGTAGAGGTCGAAGTGTGCGATGTCGAAACGCGGGGTTTCGTAGGCCTGCACCAGGGTGAAGGTGGGGCTTGGAATTTCGAGCGACGGATTGCCCGAAATCGCTCGTATGAGGGCACGCGCAAAGGTCGATTTGCCGGCGCCGAGATCACCCTCCAGCGCCAACGTATCTCCGGGCTGCACGAGGAACGCGACCTCTTGCGCCACTCGCGAGACGTCGCCTTCCGTCAGGTCGTTGAATGAGAATGCCGGGTTTATCATCGCGCTCGGTTTTATGCTGCGCGCTCGCCGCCCGCCAGCCTGTCTCTGTCGCCGCCGGATGTCCGGGAGACGGGCCGCTCTGGAATTCGAACGACCACGCGTGTTCCCCGACCTTCCTCCGAAGTGATTTCGATATTGCCGCCGTGAAGCTCAACGAGGCTTTTGGCAATTGAAAGGCCGAGGCCTGCGCCACGATGCTCGGAGCCGCGGCTGCGGCTTTCGAAGCGCTGGAAGACGCGGCCGATCTGATCTTTGGGGATGCCGATGCCGGCGTCCTCGACCCTGAAGAAGATGTTTCCGGCTTGCCGCCAGCAGGCGAGGTACACGGTGCCGTTGATTTTCGAGAAGCCGACCGCATTGGACAGGAGATTGTACAGCACCTGACGCATGCGCGCTTCATCGACCATGATTTCCGTCACGTCGTCGGCGACCGCGATATCGATCGTAAGGCGCGAGCGGACCGCGCGTTCGCGAATGCCAAGAATGGCTGCGTCGATGATCGCGCGCACGCCGACCGGCGCGACTTTGAGCTCGAGTCCGCCGGCTTCGATCGTCGTCAGGTCCAGGATGTCGTCGATGATTGCGAGGAGCGTCTTCGACGAGGACATGATGTCGGCGAGATATTCTCTCTGCTTGTCGTTCAGTTCGCCGAACATCGGACTCGCGAGCATGTCGGAGAAACCGATGATGGTGTTCAGCGGGGTTCTCAGCTCGTAGGAGATATGGCCGATGAAGTTCGTTTTCAGGCGGTCGGCGGCGACGAGCGCTTCGTTGCGTTCGACGAGGGCGCGCTCGGCGCGCTTGGCGTCCGTCACGTCGGCGTAAGTCAGCAGTGTTGCGCCGTCGGGCAACGGCATCAACGCGTAGTCGACGACGACGTTGTCCGTGCGGATCATCTGGCCTGAGAATGTCTCGCGCTCGTCCTGGAATGCGGTGACCGCGCGGCCGATGCGCATCCACGTTCCAGCGTCCGGATAGAGGTTTTGAACCGCGGCGATGATCTCGCCGATATGCGGCAGTTCATTGAGCTTGCCGGCGGGGATTTGCCAGATCCCACAGAAAGCCCGGTTGAACAGCTTGAGGCGGCCGTCCGTTCCGAACACGGCGACGCCTTCCTTGAGGCTGTCGAGTGTTTCGCGCTGCACGTCGATCAGGGCGTTATAGCGGGCTTCGAGCGCAAGGCGGTCGGTCTCGTCGCCAAAGAGGTAGGTGACGCCGCCATCGGGGCGCTGCTCTGCGATGACGTTGACGATGCGTCCGTCCGTCAGATGCCAGATGTCTTCGAGCGGCGCGCCGGAGCGGTAGCCGGCGAGGACCTGGGCTTTCCAATCGCGATGACTGACGACCGGCGGAAGTACGCCGATCTCGCGCAGCCGATCGAGGATGTCGGAGTCGGTCGGGCGGGTCGTCAGCCACTCCGGGTCGAGCGACCAAAGCTTCGTGAAGGCGGCGTTGTAGAAAACCAGCTTCTGCTCGCGATTGAACAGCGCGACAGCAGTTTCCACGCGGTCGAGCGTCCGGTCGTAAGCCTCAACCTGGCGATCGAGTTCGCCTTGCGCGGTTTCGATGTCCGTGACGTCGATCGCCGCTCCGGCCATCATGCCGTCGACGGGTATGACGACGATGTCGTGTGGTTTGCGCTCGCCACCTGCGATGAGGTGAACGCGCGCACGATAGCTTTGGCCAGCGCCGACGGCTTTCAACACATGCTTACGCTGGCGCGTCTCGAGCAATTCGATCTGGCGGTCCAGGACCTCAAGCTCGCTCTCGGCCTCGACCGCTTTGACGTACGCTTTGTTGACCCAGATGAGGCGGTTCGCCGGATCGCGCAGCCAAACGGGCATCGGCAGGGTGTCGAGGAGGGCGCGGCTCGAGTGAATGTCGCGGGTGAGGGCGGCGTGGCGCTCGTCGATCCTCGCGATTTCGGCTTTGTAAGTCGACACATCCTTGAAGCGCAGCACGGCGCGGCCGCCCGCGGCGCGGCCCTCCGCTTCGATGGCGGCGGCGGCGCTCGTCTTCAGGATGATGCTGAAGGCACGGCCATTAGTGAAGAGCATGTCGAGAGACGTCTTCAGCGTGTCGGCGGATGCCGGTTGCAGCCATTGTCCAAAGCGCAGGATCTCTGCGTGCTGCTCCGGAAGGCCCGGAATTCCAGTCAGCGTATGAGAGGCGATGCGGACAGCCTGTCCCTGCTCCCAAAATATGAGGACCTGCGGCTCTGCGCGGATGATCGCGTCCGCTGCCGCGAGGTTACGGCGAAGATGTTGGCTCTCGGCTTTGGCCTTGCCGGCTTCTTTGCGGGCGACGCTGCCCATGTGCCAGATGATGAGGCCCGCCATGAACACGGTCGCGGCTACGATGCCGACGACGGCCAACTGACGTTCGCTCAGCTCGTTCGCTTCCATTTGATGGCCGCCCACGAAGACGGCGAGCATGGTGGCGACGCAGGCCATCGCCGCGAGCAGCAGAAGCGCCAGCTGGAGCCGGGTCGTCAACCGTCGGTTCTGGCCGGGCGTCGTGCGCATTTAATTCCGTTGTAGCTCTTGGAAGCGGCCCGTACACCATGCGCGGGCACACCAATGGGAGTCCGGGCCTTGCGGCACGAATCACCCCGAGTATGGGGTGCTGGAGCCCTTACCGCTACCGCGGCGGGTGCCACAAAATGAAACGGCGCCAGAGTGTTCCCCTGGCGCCGCGCAATTCGGTTCCGGCTAAGCGGAACTCGGCCATTAATAGCGGTAATGATCCGCCTTGAAGGGGCCTTCGGGCTTGACGCCGATGTAGGAGGCCTGATCGGGGCTGAGCTTCGTCAGCTTGGCGCCGATCTTGGCGAGGTGGAGCCTTGCGACCTTCTCATCGAGGTGCTTCGGCAACGTGTAGACCTCGTTCTTGTACTTGCCTTGGTTGATGTGCAGCTCGATCTGCGCCAGCGTCTGGTTCGTGAACGACGCGGACATGACGAACGAGGGATGGCCCATCGCGTTGCCAAGGTTCACCAAGCGGCCTTCCGAGAGAAGGATGATGCGCTTGCCGTCCGTGAATTCGATCTCGTCAACCTGCGGCTTGATGTTGTTCCACTTCAAGTTCTTGAGGCCGGCAACCTGGATCTCGTTGTCGAAGTGGCCGATGTTGCAAACGATCGCGCGGTCCTTCATGCCCCGCATGTGTTCGATCGTGATGATGTCCTTGTTGCCCGTTGCCGTTACGAAGATGTCGGCGCGCGGAACGGCGTCTTCCATCGTCACGACTTCGTAGCCTTCCATCGCGGCCTGCAGTGCGCAGATCGGATCGATCTCGGACACGATCACACGGCAACCCGCGTTCCTGAGCGAGGCAGCCGATCCCTTGCCGACGTCGCCGAAGCCCGCAACCATCGCGACCTTACCAGCCATCATCACGTCGGTGCCGCGGCGGATACCGTCGACGAGGCTTTCGCGGCAGCCGTAGAGGTTGTCGAACTTCGACTTCGTGACGGAGTCGTTGACGTTGATTGCCGGGAAGAGGAGCTTGCCGCTCTTCTGCATTTCATAAAGGCGGTGGACGCCGGTGGTCGTTTCTTCCGACACGCCCTTGATGGATTTCGCGAGAGACGCGAACCAGCCCTTGGGCTTCTCGGCCAACGTCTTCTTCAGAAGTGCGAAGAACACTTCTTCTTCTTCGGAGCCGGGCTGATCGAGGAAGGCTGTGTCGCCGTTCTCTGCGCGCAGACCGAGGTGCACGAACATCGTCGCGTCGCCGCCGTCATCGAGGATCAGGTTCGGCATGCCGCCGTCGCCCCACTCGAAGAGCTTGCGCGTGTAGTCCCAGTAGTCGGTCAGGGTTTCGCCCTTCCACGCGAATACGGGAATGCCGGCGGCTGCGATGGCTGCCGCGGCGTGGTCTTGGGTCGAGTAGATGTTGCACGAGACCCAGCGAATGTCGGCGCCGAGGGCTGCCAGGGTCTCGATCAGGACGGCGGTTTGGATCGTCATGTGCAACGAGCCGGCGATGCGCGCGCCCTTCAAGGGCTTGGAAGAGCCGTATTCCTCGCGCGTCGCCATGAGGCCGGGCATCTCGGTCTCGGCGATGGCAATTTCCTTGCGTCCCCAGTCGGCGAGGCCGAGGTCCTTGACGATGTAATCCGTGAATTTCGTGCTCATAGGGCTCTTTTCCTCATGGATGCGCCTGCAATGCGGAGGGCTGCGTGGTGCATGAACGTGCACGCTTTGGCCTGTCGGGCCGCGCAAACTGTCATTGCCCGTTGCTATACCGAACTCGGGCACCTCACGCAATAACATATAAG includes:
- the addB gene encoding double-strand break repair protein AddB translates to MSANVFTLPLGVPFLEALARAILNGDLPAAGGTPPGILTLPKITLLLPTRRAARVAREAFLAVANTRALIMPRIQPISEGEGDLSLITSIAELGPSGAEALEQPPAINALDRMLTLMQLVARWRQSMAEAASQSGNTTLGSTPAQAAQLAAELGKLMDDIERENVSLSGIQSLVPEAYSEHWKKTVDFLKIVTEYWPLHLEAHGLTSPEARRNALILAEADRIAKLKPDEVVIVAGVTGSIPSTVTLMRAVAAHPSGAIVLPALDQTLDEESWNQIVPLHPEHPQFGLRKLLDGLGISRSDVKTLPGVNVDAARTARSAFFSEAMRPSATTARWHEFAAKADRDELEAALSGVSLIEAPSAQDEAETVALILREAIETPGRTAALVSPDRLLARRVAIRLEAWGIRVDDSAGRPFAKTVPGAFLALVINAVVSDFAPAETMALLRHPLCRAGMKTFDIRRFARALEISAFRTAYLGRGVEGILAALDTAERDDGEKKFMHVAARRLWAEDREGSRLLVTKVAEAFKPLTDLYADQSPHTLADFARAHAESAEALAALPEDEASTSNGQNPLWQGEAGKVASHFFMELLKPETPDVEIRATDYADLYATLLAKENVRERTAVHPRIAIWGPFEARLQQPDVLIIGSLNEGTWPEAAEPGAWLNRPMRSELGLPSPEEETGRAAHDFVSLLGAETVYLTRAEKVGGVPTVPSRWLMRTTALLKGMELLPALDADKPWLAWARSRDFIDKKNEIRVEAPEPRPPVDARPRKLSVTEIERWTSNPYAIFARHVLKLDPLPELGAAPDASLRGGLVHSVMSQFATEYPSALPADPRAELERIATVVLETYTGHPRVAAFWLPRLKRFLAWFAMTEAARRDGVQAIIAETSGRLVLDSGGRPFTLTARADRIDDKGAAIVITDYKTGAAPSDTAVKAGRSPQLPLEAAIALGEVGFPHLSGHTVEALRYIRASGAEPPGEERTIKCDDVAALAAEARAGLEQLITAFDRVETPYRAIRRPGYRYDFDAYAHLARVAEWSAHVDEEAAS
- a CDS encoding nucleotidyltransferase family protein; this translates as MTSATRPTSAFVLAAGKGERMRPLTNTLPKPLVPLDGKPLIDHVLDRLAAAGIKRAVVNVHYLADKIEKHLAHRSAPKITISDERDKLLDTGGGALRALPKLGDEPFVIHNSDSVWIEGLGSNLDRLLSGFDANLMDSLMLVAPLAASIGYDGPGDFQMDSTGHLTRQTGPRLAPFVFAGVSIAHPRLFENAPSGPFSLNKLWDRAIDKGRLYGLRLEGIWMHVGTPDALAEAEAALRAPLTTSSD
- the tsaE gene encoding tRNA (adenosine(37)-N6)-threonylcarbamoyltransferase complex ATPase subunit type 1 TsaE, whose product is MINPAFSFNDLTEGDVSRVAQEVAFLVQPGDTLALEGDLGAGKSTFARALIRAISGNPSLEIPSPTFTLVQAYETPRFDIAHFDLYRLSDASEIDELGLDAALTRGIAIIEWPSKGNDRVPRERFTIRFDETDAPDRRNVSIGTPADFVARIERFAAIRDFLSRAGWGEASTAFSYLQGDASPRRYARLQKADGTRAILMDSPQRPDGPPIRDGKSYSAIAHLAESVRAFVAIDGALAATGLSVPRILAEDLAQGLLIIEDFGDEVFGAEVSRGRDQAGLWKRGVDTLIAVQSIPPPTRIVLSDGSTFALPEADEGVLEIETQLLLDWYWPALHGTPAPQSARDAFTALWKSTFERVLSQPKTWLLRDFHSPNLIALDDRPSPRDVGIIDFQDAMIGPAAYDLVSLLQDARLDVPETLEKQLLDHYIAINSSRNPAFDEPEFRFSYAALGAQRNTKILGIFARLAMRDGKRQYLAHMPRIWGYLERDLQHEALAGLRAWYDANLPRSLRAEALKI
- a CDS encoding ATP-binding protein, with amino-acid sequence MRTTPGQNRRLTTRLQLALLLLAAMACVATMLAVFVGGHQMEANELSERQLAVVGIVAATVFMAGLIIWHMGSVARKEAGKAKAESQHLRRNLAAADAIIRAEPQVLIFWEQGQAVRIASHTLTGIPGLPEQHAEILRFGQWLQPASADTLKTSLDMLFTNGRAFSIILKTSAAAAIEAEGRAAGGRAVLRFKDVSTYKAEIARIDERHAALTRDIHSSRALLDTLPMPVWLRDPANRLIWVNKAYVKAVEAESELEVLDRQIELLETRQRKHVLKAVGAGQSYRARVHLIAGGERKPHDIVVIPVDGMMAGAAIDVTDIETAQGELDRQVEAYDRTLDRVETAVALFNREQKLVFYNAAFTKLWSLDPEWLTTRPTDSDILDRLREIGVLPPVVSHRDWKAQVLAGYRSGAPLEDIWHLTDGRIVNVIAEQRPDGGVTYLFGDETDRLALEARYNALIDVQRETLDSLKEGVAVFGTDGRLKLFNRAFCGIWQIPAGKLNELPHIGEIIAAVQNLYPDAGTWMRIGRAVTAFQDERETFSGQMIRTDNVVVDYALMPLPDGATLLTYADVTDAKRAERALVERNEALVAADRLKTNFIGHISYELRTPLNTIIGFSDMLASPMFGELNDKQREYLADIMSSSKTLLAIIDDILDLTTIEAGGLELKVAPVGVRAIIDAAILGIRERAVRSRLTIDIAVADDVTEIMVDEARMRQVLYNLLSNAVGFSKINGTVYLACWRQAGNIFFRVEDAGIGIPKDQIGRVFQRFESRSRGSEHRGAGLGLSIAKSLVELHGGNIEITSEEGRGTRVVVRIPERPVSRTSGGDRDRLAGGERAA
- the ahcY gene encoding adenosylhomocysteinase, with protein sequence MSTKFTDYIVKDLGLADWGRKEIAIAETEMPGLMATREEYGSSKPLKGARIAGSLHMTIQTAVLIETLAALGADIRWVSCNIYSTQDHAAAAIAAAGIPVFAWKGETLTDYWDYTRKLFEWGDGGMPNLILDDGGDATMFVHLGLRAENGDTAFLDQPGSEEEEVFFALLKKTLAEKPKGWFASLAKSIKGVSEETTTGVHRLYEMQKSGKLLFPAINVNDSVTKSKFDNLYGCRESLVDGIRRGTDVMMAGKVAMVAGFGDVGKGSAASLRNAGCRVIVSEIDPICALQAAMEGYEVVTMEDAVPRADIFVTATGNKDIITIEHMRGMKDRAIVCNIGHFDNEIQVAGLKNLKWNNIKPQVDEIEFTDGKRIILLSEGRLVNLGNAMGHPSFVMSASFTNQTLAQIELHINQGKYKNEVYTLPKHLDEKVARLHLAKIGAKLTKLSPDQASYIGVKPEGPFKADHYRY